In one Solanum dulcamara chromosome 1, daSolDulc1.2, whole genome shotgun sequence genomic region, the following are encoded:
- the LOC129892879 gene encoding uncharacterized mitochondrial protein AtMg00860-like, protein MAPTFSRAIIEDAMEFLTTCQEKLHSLGLMDSRGADFTAHQFRRAAKQWWTSMSKEGIRVDSVKIEVICGRARPISVTKIQSFIGLAGYYRCFIEGFSTIAAQLTHLTCEDVPFVWSEECELSFYKLMELLTTAPILTLPVEREIFLLRKHERNYPTHDLELAMVLENMLGACVLDFEDYWEQYLPLAEFVYNNNYHSSV, encoded by the exons ATGGCACCTACATTTTCTAGAGCCATTATtgaggatgccatggagttcttAACTACCTGTCAGGAGAAGCTCCATTCATTAGGTCTTATGGATTCCAGAGGTGCTGACTTCACCGCTCACCAGTTCAGAAGGGCAGCCAAGCAGTGGTG GACATCAATGTCTAAAGAAGGTATCAGGGTAGATTCGGTGAAGATTGAGGTTATTTGTGGTAGGGCTAGGCCCATATCTGTTACAAAGATTCAGAGCTTCattggattggctgggtattatagatgcttcattgagggtttctcaACCATTGCAGCCCAATTGACCCATTTGACATGCGAAGATGTTCCCTTTGTGTGGTCTGAGGAATGTGAGTTAAGCTTTTATAAGCTTATGGAGTTGCTcaccactgctcctattctaactCTTCCAGTTGAGAGAGAGATCtttttg TTGAGAAAgcacgagcgcaactaccccactcatgacctggAGTTGGCAATG gttctggaGAATATGTTGGGAGCTTgtgtattagattttgaggaTTATTGGGAGCAGTACTTGCCTTTGGCGGAGTTtgtgtacaacaacaactaccactctagtgTTTAG